In Flavobacterium hankyongi, the genomic window TAGAAAACGATGAAGATGATGAGTTCTATACCACAGAAATTGTGGAGACACATTTAGTCGAAAGAGAATCAACAAAATAAAAAGTTATTAAGACTCTAACGTTGTAGTGCCTTATTTTTAGGGGTTTTCCATCTCAAGGGTGTACAATCAATTTAAATCTTTAGTATATTTACGTAAATATTATCAAACGCATACTTTTTTACTTCGAAACTAAAAATATGTATTGATAAGCACATATCGCTTGTCGTAGTATAAACTTTAAATTACGATAATGGAAAAGCGTAAATTAGGTTTCTGGGAAATTTGGAACATGAGTTTCGGTTTCTTGGGGATACAATTTGGTTTTGCTCTACAGGGAGGATTCATGTCACGAATCTTTCAGACTTTAGGGGCAGAACCGCACGACATACCTGGACTGTGGATTGCAGCACCTTTAACTGGTTTGATAGTTCAACCTATCATTGGGTATTTAAGTGATAATACATGGTCGCCACGCTTTGGTCGCCGTAAGCCTTATTTTTTAATTGGAGCTATTTTAAGCTCATTCGCTTTGTTTTTTGTTCCCTATTCTTCTGCATTATGGATTGCAGCAGGTTTCTTATGGATTCTTGATGCTTCAATAAATGTAAGTATGGAGCCATTTAGGGCTTTGGTCGCTGATAAATTACCAGATTCTCAACGCTCTTACGGATTTGTATTGCAAACATTAATTATTGGTATTGGAACTTGGATTGCTTCTAATTTACCATGGTTAGTGAATAAAATGGGTTTCGAAGACACTTCGGCACCAGGAGTTATTCCTGAGTATGTAAAAATCGCTTTTGGGATAGGTGCTTTGGTTTTTCTAATCAGTATTCTTTATACTGTCTTAACTACTAAAGAGTATCCACCAAAAGACATTGAAACTTTTAAAGCAGAAAAGAAAGAAAAAAACTTCTTTGGAGACCTCTTTTCTTCATTAAGGGATATGCCATCCACTATGAAAAAACTTGGAGTAATTCAGTTTTTTAGTTGGTTTGCTTTTTTTACCATGTGGAGTATGGCTACACCAGCTTTAACGGAACATGTTTTCAATTCACCAGCGCCCAATAAAGAAGCTTTCGATTTTGCAATTGCAGGTCAGCAAGAAGCTTTTGACGCTGCTAATAAACTGTTCCAAACCGCTTCTGATAAAGTAGGTTCTGCAATGGGATTATACGGATTATCATCAATGGCTTTCGCTTTACTATTAACTTTTTATGCGGCTAAAAGAAGCGTGAATAGAAAATACATTCACATGTTTTCTTTAGTTGCAGGAGGTTTAGGATTTGTACTAATGGGATTCATCAAGGAGCAATCTATGCTTAATGTTTGTTTTCTATTGATTGGTTTGTCATGGGGAAGTATTCTATCAATGCCTTATGCCATGCTGTCAAGCTCTGTTGATGAAAACAAAATGGGTATGATGATGGGATTGTTTAATATGTTTATTGTGATTCCTCAAATCATCGCTGCGCTTGGTGGTGTAAATGAACTTTCTAAATTATTTGGAACCACAGCAATCGCTCCGATGTTATTGGCAGGAACCTCACTTATTTTAGGAGGTTTGAGTAATTTTTTAATCACAGAAGAAAAAGCAATTAAGGGATAATGAGTAAAAAAGCTTTCATATTCGATTTAGATGGTGTTATTGTCGATACGGCAAAATACCATTTTATGGCTTGGCAAAAATTGGCCGACAGCCTTGATATTTTATTTACGCCAGAACATAATGAAGAATTAAAAGGAGTAAGCAGAGTACGTTCTCTTGAAATAATATTAGGACTTGGGAATGTTACTGCTACAGAAGAAGAGAAGCAAAAGTGGCTAACTCAAAAAAACGAAGATTATCTATCATACATAGAAAAGATGGATGATTCCGAAATTTTGCCAGATGTTAGAGAAACTTTAGAATTTATTAAAGAAAAAGGTCAGGGAATTGCTTTAGGATCGGCAAGTAAAAATGCTAGACCTATACTTGAAAAAGTGGGGTTGCTCCATTTTTTTGATGTTATAGTAGATGGAAATGATGTAACTAACGCCAAACCAGATCCCGAAGTTTTCGTAAGAGCTTCAAAACTGTTAGGAGTTAGTAACGAAGATGCAATTGTCTTCGAAGATTCAGTAGCGGGTATTCAGGCAGCCAATATTGCCGGAATGCTAAGCATTGGAATTGGTGAAAAAAGTGTATTAAAAGAAGCGAAATATTGTTTTCCGAATTTTTTGCACATGGACACTAGTTTCATCGAAACACTGATTAAAAATTAAGATTTAAGATTTAAAAAAATGAACCAAGATTATATTATACCAAATAATTGGTCCATCATTGAGGAAGGATTTGATGCCTATAGAGTAAAATCATCTGAAAGTTTGTTCAGTATTGGAAACGGGGCGATGGGGCAACGTGCTAATTTTGAAGAAACGTATTCAGGTAAAACTTTTCAAGGAAGTTATATTGCTGGAATTTATTATCCAGATAAAACCAAAGTAGGTTGGTGGAAAAACGGCTATCCCGAATATTTTGCCAAAGTACTGAATGCTCCCAATTGGATTGGAATAAACGTTGAGGTGAATGGTGAGAATTTGGATTTGGCTAAATGCAAATCGGTTACCAATTTCCGTCGTGAACTTAACATGAAAGAAGGGATTTATTACCGTTCATTCGAAGCTATTCTACAAAATGGAATAGAAATTAACGTAAAAGTCACTCGTTTTTTATCTTTAGATATAGATGAATTGGGTGTTATTAAATACGAAGTAACACCAGTAAATAGTGATGCTAAAATTGTTTTCAAACCCTATTTAGATGGCGGAATTGAAAACGAAGATACCAACTGGGAAGAAAAATTCTGGGAGCCTAAAGGTATAATGCAAGGCGATAATCAAGCTTTTGTGACGGCTCGAACTTTCAAAACGCATTTTATTGCAACAACTTTCATGCAAAACAGCATCTATGTAAATGATGTTCTGCAAGAAGGAATTCATGATAATGTAGAAGAAAGTATTGATAAAGTTGTTTTTTCTTATGAAGTAGAAGTCGCAAAAGGACAAACGACAAGTCTTCAAAAATTTGGAGGTTATACCGTTTCCACAAATCATCCTTTAGATAATTTAATTCCTGCTGCGCAAGCGATTCTGACTAAAGCAAATGCATTAGGTTTTGATACTTTGGCAGAAAACCAAAAACAAGCCTGGGCAAAAATCTGGGAAATGAGCGACATCACTATCGATGGCGATGTAAAAGCCCAACAAGGAATTCGTTTCAATATTTTCCAATTAAACCAAACCTATTTAGGGAAAGATTCCCGTTTAAACATTGGTCCAAAAGGCTTTACCGGTGAAAAATACGGTGGGTCGACGTATTGGGATACCGAAGCGTATTGTATTCCGTTTTACATGGCGACAAAAGACCAGCAGGTAGCCAGAAATCTTTTGGCATATCGTTATAATCAATTGGATAAAGCCATAGAAAACGCAGAGAAATTAGGCTTTAAAAATGGAGCTGCTTTGTACCCAATGGTTACTATGAACGGCGAAGAATGTCACAACGAATGGGAAATCACTTTTGAAGAAATCCATCGTAACGGTGCTATCGCTTTTGCTATTTACAATTATTACCGATTCACCGGTGATTACAGCTACATTCCAGAAAAAGGATTGGAAGTATTAATTGGAATTGCGCGTTTTTGGCATCAAAGAGCAACTTACTCTACCAAAAGAGAACAATATGTAATTTTGGGAGTTACCGGGCCTAACGAATATGAAAATAACGTAAACAACAACTGGTACACGAATTACATTGCCAAATGGTGTATTAATTATGCTTTGGAACAAGTTGAAAAAGTTAAAGAGGATTATCCAGCTGACTATGCTCGTATCATGCACAAAGTAAACTTGCAAAACGAGGAAATGCTAAGCATGAAAGAAGTCGCAAACAAAATGTATTTTCCGTATTCAAAAGAACATCATGTGTATTTGCAACAAGATGGCTTCTTAGATAAAGAATTGATTACAGTGGCCGATTTAGATAAATCACAACGCCCGATTAACCAAAAATGGTCTTGGGACAGAATTCTGCGTTCGCCGTACATCAAGCAGGCAGACACATTGCAAGGTTTCTATTTCTTTGAAGATCATTTTTCAAAAGAAGAATTAGAGCGTCACTTCGATTTTTATGAACCGTTTACAGTTCATGAAAGTTCCTTGTCACCTTGTGTACACTCGATTCAGGCAGCGGTTTTAGGTCGTATGGAACAAGCTTATACATTCTATTTGCGTACTTCTCGTTTAGATTTAGACGATTACAACAAAGAAGTGCATGAAGGTTTACATATTACTTCTATGGCTGGAACCTGGATGAGTATTGTGGAAGGTTTTGGCGGCATGCGTGTTAAAAAAGGGAAACTAACGTTCGAACCTCGAATTCCATCACAATGGGAAGGGTATTCATTCAAAGTAAATTTCAGAAATTCAATTGTGAAAGTTGAAGTAAACCATCAGGGAACAAATGTTTCGGTTGAAGGAGATACTTCGCTTGAAGTTATCGTAAACGGCGCATCACAGTTAATCAAAAATTAATATTATGTTTAAAAATTTTGTTTCAGTAGTTATACTGTTTTTGTCATTTTTTGGTTTGCAGGCTCAGGAGCTGGTTTCTCCTAACGGAAATTTCAAAATGAAATTTGCCTTAGAAAGTGATGGAACACCTACTTATCAACTTTTTTTAAAGAATAAAGAAGTTATTAAAAAAAGTAAGTTAGGATTGGAATTAAAAAATGATAAAAAATCGTTGCTGAATGATTTTACGGTTTCGGAAACCAAAGAAAGTACGTTCAATGAAACTTGGAAACCAGTTTGGGGAGAAGAAACGGCTATTCAAAATCAGTACAACGAATTGTTGCTAACACTGAAACAAAATCAAACTGACAGACAAGTCATTGTTCGTTTCCGATTATTCAATGAAGGATTGGGTTTCCGATATGAATTTCCAGAGCAGAAAAATCTAACCTATTTTGTGCTGAAAGAAGAACGTACCGAATTTGCCATGACAGGCAATCATACCGCGTTTTGGATTCCGGGCGATTATGATACACAGGAATACGATTATACCGAAAGCAAACTTTCTGAAATTAGAGGTTTGTTTAAAAAAGCAGTCACTGACAACGCATCACAAAAACAATTTTCAGATACTGGTGTGCAAACTTCACTGATGATGAAAACCGCCGATGGCTTATATATCAACATCCATGAAGCAGCGTTAATTAATTATTCGTGCATGAGTTTGAATTTAGATGATGTAACCTTCGTGTTTCAATCGCATTTAACACCCGATTCAAAGGGAGATAAAGGACATTTGCAAGCGCCTTGTGTTTCGCCTTGGCGTACGATTATTGTGAGTGCTGATGCTCGTGATGTATTGGCTTCCCGTATGACCTTAAACTTAAATGAACCCTGTAAAATTGAAGATACATCTTGGATTAAACCAGTTAAATATGTTGGTGTTTGGTGGGAAATGATTACAGGGAAAAGCTCTTGGTCGTATACAGATGAGGTTCCTTCGGTACAATTAGGAATTACCGATTTTTCTAAAACAAAACCAAACGGAAAACACGCTGCCAATACAAAACATGTAAAAGAGTATATCGATTTTGCAGCCTTGCACGGATTTGATGCGGTTTTAGTGGAAGGTTGGAACGAAGGTTGGGAAGACTGGTTTGGCCATGAAAAAGATTATGTTTTTGATTTCGTAACACCTTATCCCGATTTTGATGTGAAAGGCATTCATGAATATGCAAAATCTAAAGGAATCAAAATGATTATGCATCACGAAACTTCGGGTTCCACCAGAAATTACGAGCGTCATTTAGACAAAGCATTTCAATTTATGAATGATAATGGGTACGAAGCTGCTAAAACAGGTTATGTAGGTAATATTTTGCCAGTTGGAGAACACCATTACAGCCAATCGATTTTAAATCACTATCAATATGTGATTGAAAAAGCGGCCGATTATAAAATTATGATTAATGGGCACGAAGCCGTTCGTCCAACCGGAATTTGCAGAACGTATCCGAATATGATTGGAAATGAATCTGCCCGCGGAACCGAATTCCAGGCCTTTGGTGGTTCAAAAGCAAATCATACTACCATTTTGCCTTTCACAAGATTAATGGGCGGGCCTATGGATTATACACCTGGTATTTTCGAAATGGACATTGCCAAACTAAATCCAAATAACAATTCTCATGTCAATACAACTTTAGCAAATCAGTTAGGGTTGTATGTGGTAATGTACAGTCCGTTGCAAATGGCGGCCGATTTACCTGAAAATTACAATAGATTTTTAGATGCGTTCCAATTCATCAAAGATGTTCCTGTAGAATGGGCAACGTCAAAATATTTGGAAGCTGAGCCAGGGTATTACATCACTATTGCTAGAAAAGATAAAAATTCAAATGATTGGTTTGTTGGGAATTCAAACGGTTATAATGCCAGAACAGCAACGGTAAATTTTGACTTTTTAGAAAAAGGTAAAAAATATGAAGCTACTATTTATGCTGATGCCGATAACGCCGATTATAAAACCAATCCACAAGCGTATAAAATCACAAAACAAAAAGTAACCAACAAAACAAAATTATTTTTGAAAACAGCTGCAGGTGGAGGTTTCGGAATCAGTATTAAAAAAATAAATTAATTTTTAGAATTGTCCCCTTGAGGGGACTTTAGGGGTGTAAAATGAAAAAACTAATCTACATATTAACCACTCTATTCACAGCATCACTTTTTGCTCAAATCGATAGAGTTGAACCTCCATTTTGGTACGAAGGCATGAATAAAAGTGAAGTGCAGGTCATGTTTTATGGAAAAAACATAGCCCAAAATTCGGTTTCCGTTTCTAATAATGTGGTAATTACTAGTATAACAAAAACTGAAAATCCAAATTACCTTTTTGTAACGATTGATGCCAAAAATGTGAAAGCACAGCAATTGCAATTTACGTTTGCAAATGGTAAAAAAACATTCAAAAGAAATTACGAAATCAAAGCTAGAAAAGAAAATTCGGCCTTACGTAAAAGTTTTGACGCTTCGGATGTGATGTATTTATTAATGCCGGACCGATTTGCCAACGGAAATCTAAACAATGATTCTTCGTCTGAATTACAGGAAAAAGCCAACAGAAGTTTGCCTGGCGGAAGACACGGTGGTGACATTCAGGGAATCATCAACAATTTAGATTATATTAAAGAATTAGGCGCAACTGCTATTTGGAGCACACCACTTTGTGAAGATAATGACAAGGGTTATTCGTATCATACCTATGGTCAATCGGATGTGTATAAAATAGATGCACGTTATGGAACCAATGAAGAATACAAGCAGTTGGCTGCTGAAATGCATAAAAAAGACTTGAAATTAGTTATGGACTATGTAACCAATCATTGGGGAGCAGAGCACTGGATGTTCAAAGACATGCCTACCTATGATTGGTTTCATCAGTTTCCGGGATATGCACAAAGCAATTACCGAATGATTACGCAATACGATACAAACGGTTCTCAGCGTGATGCTAAATATTGTATGGACGGATGGTTTGTCCCTTCAATGCCCGATTTGAACCAGTCAAATCCATTAGTGCTAAATTATTTAATTCAAAATGCGATTTGGTGGATAGAATATGCCGATTTAGATGGTTTTCGCGTAGATACGTATTCCTATAATGATAAAGAAGGCATCGCCAAATGGACAAAAGCCATTACCGATGAATATCCTTATTTTAATATCGTAGGAGAAGTTTGGATGCATGATCAAGCTCAAATATCCTATTGGCAAAAAGACAGCCCGATTGCTAAAATTCAAAACTATAATTCACACTTGCCAAGCGTGATGGATTTTACCTTACATGATGTTTTTGGAAATGTTTTTAATGAAGACAAAGCCGACTGGGGCAATGGAACAATTAAATTCTATGAAAATTTTGCGAATGATTTCTTGTATGCTAATCCGAATAATTTATTACTTTTTTTAGAAAATCACGATACCGGTCGTTTTAATGAAATTTATAAGAATGATTTCAAAAAATATCAGTTGGGTCTGACGCTTTTGGCAACTATGCGCGGCATTCCGCAAATCTATTACGGTTCAGAAATTGGAATGGCAGGAGATAAAGTCAAAGGCGATGCAGATATTCGTCAGGATTTTCCAGGCGGTTGGAATGGTGATGGCAACAATGCTTTTTCTGCCTCGGGTAGAACCGAAATACAAAAGCAATATTTCGATTTTTCAAAGAAATTATTCAATTGGAGAAAATCAAAATCGGTAATACATTCAGGAAAACTGACGCATTATATTCCGGAAAACAATGTTTATGTTTATTTTCGCCATACCAATAGTGAATCTGTAATGGTTGTAATTAATAATGCAGCCGATAATCAGAAAATCAATTTATCTCGATTTGAAGAAAATTTAAAAGGATTTACTTCTGGACACGATGTGCTTTCGGATAAGAATGTTGAACTTAAAACCGAATTATTACTAGACGCTAAGTCATCAATGATAATCGAATTAAAAAAATAGAAATGAAAAAAATAGTTATCAGTGCATTGATAATTACTTCTTTAGTGAGTTGTAAAAAAGAAGTTGAGCCTAAAACAGAAACTGCAAAATCAGACATTGAAGCTGTATCTCCTGCTTTAGCAGACAACGCGATCATTTATGAGGCAAATATTCGTCAGTACTCTCCAGAAGGGACCTTTAATGCATTTACGCAAGACATTCCTAAACTAAAGAAACTTGGAGTGAAAATACTTTGGCTAATGCCAATTTATGAAATTGGGTATAAAAATCGTAAAGCAAAAGGTGATCTTTCAATTGAGCAAATTACAGATACTATTGAAAAACAAAAATATTTAGGAAGTCCTTATTCGGTAAAAGATTATAGAAGTGTTAATCCTAATTATGGTACTAAAGAAGATTTTCAAAAGCTAGTAAAAACAGCTCATAAAAACGGAATTTATGTTATACTGGATTGGGTAGCTAATCATACCGCTTGGGATCATCCATGGGTTACTATGCATAATGATTTTTATACTCATGATAAAAATGGGAAAATGATAGCGCCTTTTGATTGGACAGATGTAGCCGAATTAGATTATAAAAACTCTAATCTTCGAAAAGCAATGATTGAAGACATGAAGTATTGGGTTAAGGAATTTAATGTTGATGGTTTTAGATGTGACGTTGCCGCTGAGGTACCAACTGATTTCTGGGAAAATGCAAAGGTTGAATTAAATAAAATTAAACCTGTTTTTATGTTAGCCGAGGCAGAAAAGCCGGAATTAATGAAAAGGGCTTTTGATATGCAATATGCATGGGAAGGGCATCATATTTTGAATGGAATTGCTCAAGGTAAAAAAACAGTAAAAGATTTTGATGCTTACATTGAAAAGACAAGAAAAACACTTCAGCCTGATGATATTTACATGAATTTCACGTCTAACCATGACGAAAATTCTTGGAACGGAACAGAGTATGAGCGTATGGGTGATGCTGTAGAAACTTTTGCAGCTTTGATATACACCATGCCTGGAATGCCTCTTATTTATAATGGTCAGGAATATGATCTAAATAAAAGATTACGTTTTTTTGAAAAAGATACTATTCCGCATTCAGTTGGAAAAATGATGTCTGTTTATGAAAAACTTGGAAAGTTAAAAGTAGAAAATCCAGCACTAAAAGGAGGAAAAACTCTGGCTTCATATACTAGATTACAGACTTCTGCGGATGATAAAATTCTGGCTTTTGAGCGTGAGAGTAATGGTAAAAAAGTAATTTTCATAGCTAATCTTACAAAAGACAGTCAAAATGCAAAAATTCAGGCTGAGGGTACTTTTAAAGATTATATGAGTAATCAAGAAATGATTTTGGTTAAAGACCAAAACATAGAATTAAAGCCTTGGCAGTATTTGATTTTAACGAATTAAAATATCTTGATATCGAGAAAAAAGCACAAATCTTTTGCGGTTTGTGCTTTTTTTGTACATTTAGGTATGCTGAAAATAGGACATAGAGGCGCCAAGGGCTACGTCGCCGAAAATACTATAGATTCATTTAAAGAAGCATTTTTGCTAGGGGCTGATGGCATCGAGCTTGATGTTCAATTGTCTGAAGATGGAGAAGTTGTGGTTATTCACGACAAAACTGTCGATAGAACCATAGCAAATGCTTCAGGCGTGGTACGTCATTTTACCTCAGATGAGTTATGGCGTTTAGGAGATGTTCCTACTTTAAATAAAGTGTTGCATTGGTTGCCCAGAAATAAGTTTATTAATATTGAAATTAAAGATAAAAAGGCAGCACATCCAACTGTTCTTTTGATAGATAACTTTACCCTTAACAGTGATTTGTTGTACAAAAACATTGTTGTTTCGAGTTTTGATTGGGAAATTTTAAAAGTAGTAAGCGCTTTGGAACCTATGACTAAAATAGGTGTTTTAACCGAAGACAACTTGGAAGCTACTTTCGATTTTGCCAAAGAAATCAAAGCTTTTAGCGTCAATGTTGATTACAAATTGCTTACCCCAGAATTTATTGAAAAATCACACCAAAATAAACTTCAAATTCATGCTTGGACTGTAAATTCGCCCGAAGATATTACCTTTGTCAAAAATCTTGGCGTCGATGCCATTATTTCTGATTTCCCAGATAGATTATGATTTCAAACTACGATGTATTAATTATTGGTGGAGGAGCAGCTGGTTTCTTTACAGCCATTAATATAGCTGAAAAGAACCCAAAAATAAAGATTGCGATTCTCGAGAGAGGAAAAGAAGTGCTTTCTAAAGTGCGTGTTTCGGGTGGTGGACGTTGCAATGTCACACATGCGTGTTTTATCCCTAATGATTTGGTGAAGTTTTATCCGCGAGGT contains:
- a CDS encoding MFS transporter, translated to MEKRKLGFWEIWNMSFGFLGIQFGFALQGGFMSRIFQTLGAEPHDIPGLWIAAPLTGLIVQPIIGYLSDNTWSPRFGRRKPYFLIGAILSSFALFFVPYSSALWIAAGFLWILDASINVSMEPFRALVADKLPDSQRSYGFVLQTLIIGIGTWIASNLPWLVNKMGFEDTSAPGVIPEYVKIAFGIGALVFLISILYTVLTTKEYPPKDIETFKAEKKEKNFFGDLFSSLRDMPSTMKKLGVIQFFSWFAFFTMWSMATPALTEHVFNSPAPNKEAFDFAIAGQQEAFDAANKLFQTASDKVGSAMGLYGLSSMAFALLLTFYAAKRSVNRKYIHMFSLVAGGLGFVLMGFIKEQSMLNVCFLLIGLSWGSILSMPYAMLSSSVDENKMGMMMGLFNMFIVIPQIIAALGGVNELSKLFGTTAIAPMLLAGTSLILGGLSNFLITEEKAIKG
- the pgmB gene encoding beta-phosphoglucomutase, with the translated sequence MSKKAFIFDLDGVIVDTAKYHFMAWQKLADSLDILFTPEHNEELKGVSRVRSLEIILGLGNVTATEEEKQKWLTQKNEDYLSYIEKMDDSEILPDVRETLEFIKEKGQGIALGSASKNARPILEKVGLLHFFDVIVDGNDVTNAKPDPEVFVRASKLLGVSNEDAIVFEDSVAGIQAANIAGMLSIGIGEKSVLKEAKYCFPNFLHMDTSFIETLIKN
- a CDS encoding glycoside hydrolase family 65 protein encodes the protein MNQDYIIPNNWSIIEEGFDAYRVKSSESLFSIGNGAMGQRANFEETYSGKTFQGSYIAGIYYPDKTKVGWWKNGYPEYFAKVLNAPNWIGINVEVNGENLDLAKCKSVTNFRRELNMKEGIYYRSFEAILQNGIEINVKVTRFLSLDIDELGVIKYEVTPVNSDAKIVFKPYLDGGIENEDTNWEEKFWEPKGIMQGDNQAFVTARTFKTHFIATTFMQNSIYVNDVLQEGIHDNVEESIDKVVFSYEVEVAKGQTTSLQKFGGYTVSTNHPLDNLIPAAQAILTKANALGFDTLAENQKQAWAKIWEMSDITIDGDVKAQQGIRFNIFQLNQTYLGKDSRLNIGPKGFTGEKYGGSTYWDTEAYCIPFYMATKDQQVARNLLAYRYNQLDKAIENAEKLGFKNGAALYPMVTMNGEECHNEWEITFEEIHRNGAIAFAIYNYYRFTGDYSYIPEKGLEVLIGIARFWHQRATYSTKREQYVILGVTGPNEYENNVNNNWYTNYIAKWCINYALEQVEKVKEDYPADYARIMHKVNLQNEEMLSMKEVANKMYFPYSKEHHVYLQQDGFLDKELITVADLDKSQRPINQKWSWDRILRSPYIKQADTLQGFYFFEDHFSKEELERHFDFYEPFTVHESSLSPCVHSIQAAVLGRMEQAYTFYLRTSRLDLDDYNKEVHEGLHITSMAGTWMSIVEGFGGMRVKKGKLTFEPRIPSQWEGYSFKVNFRNSIVKVEVNHQGTNVSVEGDTSLEVIVNGASQLIKN
- a CDS encoding glycoside hydrolase family 97 protein; translation: MFKNFVSVVILFLSFFGLQAQELVSPNGNFKMKFALESDGTPTYQLFLKNKEVIKKSKLGLELKNDKKSLLNDFTVSETKESTFNETWKPVWGEETAIQNQYNELLLTLKQNQTDRQVIVRFRLFNEGLGFRYEFPEQKNLTYFVLKEERTEFAMTGNHTAFWIPGDYDTQEYDYTESKLSEIRGLFKKAVTDNASQKQFSDTGVQTSLMMKTADGLYINIHEAALINYSCMSLNLDDVTFVFQSHLTPDSKGDKGHLQAPCVSPWRTIIVSADARDVLASRMTLNLNEPCKIEDTSWIKPVKYVGVWWEMITGKSSWSYTDEVPSVQLGITDFSKTKPNGKHAANTKHVKEYIDFAALHGFDAVLVEGWNEGWEDWFGHEKDYVFDFVTPYPDFDVKGIHEYAKSKGIKMIMHHETSGSTRNYERHLDKAFQFMNDNGYEAAKTGYVGNILPVGEHHYSQSILNHYQYVIEKAADYKIMINGHEAVRPTGICRTYPNMIGNESARGTEFQAFGGSKANHTTILPFTRLMGGPMDYTPGIFEMDIAKLNPNNNSHVNTTLANQLGLYVVMYSPLQMAADLPENYNRFLDAFQFIKDVPVEWATSKYLEAEPGYYITIARKDKNSNDWFVGNSNGYNARTATVNFDFLEKGKKYEATIYADADNADYKTNPQAYKITKQKVTNKTKLFLKTAAGGGFGISIKKIN
- a CDS encoding glycoside hydrolase family 13 protein; translation: MKKLIYILTTLFTASLFAQIDRVEPPFWYEGMNKSEVQVMFYGKNIAQNSVSVSNNVVITSITKTENPNYLFVTIDAKNVKAQQLQFTFANGKKTFKRNYEIKARKENSALRKSFDASDVMYLLMPDRFANGNLNNDSSSELQEKANRSLPGGRHGGDIQGIINNLDYIKELGATAIWSTPLCEDNDKGYSYHTYGQSDVYKIDARYGTNEEYKQLAAEMHKKDLKLVMDYVTNHWGAEHWMFKDMPTYDWFHQFPGYAQSNYRMITQYDTNGSQRDAKYCMDGWFVPSMPDLNQSNPLVLNYLIQNAIWWIEYADLDGFRVDTYSYNDKEGIAKWTKAITDEYPYFNIVGEVWMHDQAQISYWQKDSPIAKIQNYNSHLPSVMDFTLHDVFGNVFNEDKADWGNGTIKFYENFANDFLYANPNNLLLFLENHDTGRFNEIYKNDFKKYQLGLTLLATMRGIPQIYYGSEIGMAGDKVKGDADIRQDFPGGWNGDGNNAFSASGRTEIQKQYFDFSKKLFNWRKSKSVIHSGKLTHYIPENNVYVYFRHTNSESVMVVINNAADNQKINLSRFEENLKGFTSGHDVLSDKNVELKTELLLDAKSSMIIELKK
- a CDS encoding alpha-amylase family glycosyl hydrolase encodes the protein MKKIVISALIITSLVSCKKEVEPKTETAKSDIEAVSPALADNAIIYEANIRQYSPEGTFNAFTQDIPKLKKLGVKILWLMPIYEIGYKNRKAKGDLSIEQITDTIEKQKYLGSPYSVKDYRSVNPNYGTKEDFQKLVKTAHKNGIYVILDWVANHTAWDHPWVTMHNDFYTHDKNGKMIAPFDWTDVAELDYKNSNLRKAMIEDMKYWVKEFNVDGFRCDVAAEVPTDFWENAKVELNKIKPVFMLAEAEKPELMKRAFDMQYAWEGHHILNGIAQGKKTVKDFDAYIEKTRKTLQPDDIYMNFTSNHDENSWNGTEYERMGDAVETFAALIYTMPGMPLIYNGQEYDLNKRLRFFEKDTIPHSVGKMMSVYEKLGKLKVENPALKGGKTLASYTRLQTSADDKILAFERESNGKKVIFIANLTKDSQNAKIQAEGTFKDYMSNQEMILVKDQNIELKPWQYLILTN
- a CDS encoding glycerophosphodiester phosphodiesterase, giving the protein MLKIGHRGAKGYVAENTIDSFKEAFLLGADGIELDVQLSEDGEVVVIHDKTVDRTIANASGVVRHFTSDELWRLGDVPTLNKVLHWLPRNKFINIEIKDKKAAHPTVLLIDNFTLNSDLLYKNIVVSSFDWEILKVVSALEPMTKIGVLTEDNLEATFDFAKEIKAFSVNVDYKLLTPEFIEKSHQNKLQIHAWTVNSPEDITFVKNLGVDAIISDFPDRL